One Pyrofollis japonicus DNA window includes the following coding sequences:
- a CDS encoding NAD(P)H-hydrate dehydratase, whose translation MPIDNELVPVIGLGETISSIDVRVIDTNSEWLGVSRLQLMENAGRSVADTVAAQVKRPSRIVVFAGPGGNGGDGIAAARHLAYMGHRVDIILVSKPDEIKSEEARIMYNIVRRMDLSISIKVVRGCKVEPVKADAIIDALLGVGVRGAPRSPYKEAIDAINSSEGLKVAVDTPSGLDPDTGDTPGVFVKADITVTFHKPKPGLLKRRDATGRLVIADIGVPPEAEIYVGPGDVEFRVPRRKWNYHKGMAGRVLIVGGSMDFVGAPILAALAAERSGVDLVYLAAPSNVIQAVSSRFTIIPIELRGHPWLHPDHLEILERYIERVDAIAIGMGMGLYDESREAFIKLLEKLRFLGKPVVVDADGLKHLTEARHLLGENVVVTPHEAEFARLFNVRPEPVEKISSRIRTVAAAARKYGTTVLLKGPVDVISNGNMVRLNKTGAPAMSVGGTGDSLAGITAAMLAKGLDTFNAACVAAFINGVAGALAYNEKRDSMNTLDLIGKIPLVLGDPLEAARKAMIYERVPYEERLEVLIGAPR comes from the coding sequence ATGCCCATAGATAATGAACTTGTACCAGTTATTGGTCTAGGTGAAACGATCAGTTCTATTGATGTCCGCGTTATAGATACTAATAGCGAATGGCTAGGAGTTTCAAGGCTACAATTAATGGAGAACGCAGGACGCAGCGTGGCCGACACGGTCGCTGCCCAAGTAAAACGACCTTCACGTATAGTTGTGTTTGCTGGGCCTGGAGGTAATGGTGGTGATGGCATTGCAGCTGCACGGCACCTAGCTTATATGGGGCACAGAGTAGACATTATCTTGGTCTCAAAACCAGACGAGATAAAATCCGAAGAAGCACGCATAATGTACAACATAGTTAGGCGCATGGATTTATCGATAAGCATTAAGGTAGTTCGAGGGTGCAAGGTAGAGCCGGTTAAGGCAGATGCTATAATCGACGCCCTTCTTGGTGTCGGAGTACGGGGCGCGCCTAGATCACCTTACAAGGAAGCCATAGACGCGATAAACAGTTCGGAAGGACTCAAGGTAGCCGTTGATACGCCCTCCGGCCTTGATCCTGATACAGGTGATACGCCAGGTGTCTTCGTAAAAGCCGATATAACGGTTACTTTCCATAAGCCTAAGCCAGGCCTCCTTAAGCGCAGAGATGCCACTGGAAGGCTTGTTATAGCAGATATTGGTGTGCCTCCTGAAGCGGAAATATACGTAGGCCCAGGAGACGTTGAGTTCAGGGTACCGAGGAGAAAGTGGAACTATCATAAAGGCATGGCTGGAAGAGTACTCATAGTTGGCGGCTCAATGGACTTTGTTGGAGCTCCGATATTAGCAGCGCTTGCGGCAGAGAGAAGCGGTGTAGACCTTGTCTACCTAGCTGCGCCGAGCAATGTGATACAAGCAGTATCTTCGCGCTTTACTATAATTCCTATAGAACTTAGGGGGCATCCTTGGCTTCACCCGGACCACTTGGAAATCCTTGAGCGCTATATCGAGCGGGTTGATGCTATAGCAATTGGAATGGGTATGGGCCTTTACGATGAGAGCAGAGAGGCTTTCATAAAATTGCTGGAGAAGCTACGCTTCCTAGGCAAGCCTGTAGTTGTTGACGCTGACGGTCTGAAGCACTTGACGGAGGCTAGGCACCTTCTCGGCGAGAACGTTGTAGTAACGCCGCATGAAGCAGAATTTGCTCGTCTATTCAATGTTAGGCCAGAGCCCGTCGAAAAGATAAGCTCGCGAATACGAACAGTAGCAGCTGCAGCAAGAAAGTATGGGACAACTGTATTGCTCAAAGGCCCCGTAGACGTAATAAGCAATGGCAACATGGTTAGACTTAACAAGACAGGAGCTCCTGCAATGAGTGTTGGTGGGACAGGCGATTCGCTGGCCGGTATAACTGCGGCAATGTTGGCAAAAGGGCTTGACACGTTCAATGCAGCATGTGTTGCAGCATTCATAAATGGTGTCGCAGGAGCGCTCGCATATAATGAGAAAAGAGATTCCATGAACACTCTTGATCTCATAGGGAAGATACCATTAGTACTAGGCGACCCTCTAGAAGCTGCCCGCAAGGCAATGATATACGAAAGGGTACCCTATGAGGAGAGATTAGAGGTGTTAATCGGGGCCCCGAGATAG
- a CDS encoding NAD+ synthase produces the protein MALSRISLRDIISLDYESIANRLSEFIRDYVADANAKGVVVGVSGGVDSATTLYLLARSLGADKVLALILPDSEVTPSEDLEDAKLLVEKLGVRHRVIDIKNITNSYLSLLEEADKKTIGNLRARIRMTILYYYANMYGYLVAGTGDRSEILIGYFTKYGDGAADFFPIGCLYKSQVRRLALHLGVPVKIAWKPSSPRLWPGQLAEEELGLKYDEIDLILYALFDLGLGVKEAAEAAGLPIGKVMRVLELYENTRHKRQPPPIPDPTEFVWKFRLQ, from the coding sequence TTGGCACTTAGCAGGATAAGTCTTAGAGATATCATTAGCTTAGATTACGAGAGTATCGCTAATAGGCTCTCCGAATTCATTAGGGATTACGTTGCAGATGCTAACGCGAAAGGCGTCGTTGTTGGAGTGAGCGGCGGGGTAGACTCAGCAACAACACTCTACCTACTTGCTAGATCCCTTGGAGCGGACAAGGTTCTTGCGCTTATCCTACCAGATTCAGAGGTCACTCCCAGTGAGGACCTGGAGGACGCTAAACTACTCGTAGAAAAGCTTGGCGTAAGGCATAGAGTTATAGACATAAAGAATATCACTAACTCTTATCTATCATTGCTCGAAGAAGCCGATAAAAAGACTATAGGAAATCTTCGCGCAAGAATAAGGATGACTATACTGTACTATTACGCAAACATGTATGGATACCTTGTAGCAGGCACCGGCGATAGAAGCGAGATACTAATAGGCTACTTCACTAAATACGGGGACGGTGCCGCTGACTTCTTTCCAATAGGTTGTCTCTACAAATCGCAAGTAAGGCGCCTAGCCCTTCACCTTGGAGTACCGGTAAAAATAGCTTGGAAGCCTAGTAGCCCAAGGCTATGGCCGGGACAGCTGGCTGAGGAGGAGCTCGGGCTAAAATATGATGAAATAGATTTAATTCTCTATGCACTGTTCGACTTAGGCCTTGGGGTAAAAGAGGCTGCAGAAGCTGCAGGATTACCGATAGGTAAGGTTATGAGAGTTCTCGAGCTTTATGAAAACACACGTCATAAGCGACAGCCACCGCCTATTCCTGATCCTACTGAATTTGTCTGGAAGTTTAGACTCCAATAA